The stretch of DNA TCCGCCGCCCCTAAAATTTGTTGAGATTgccattttaaaatattgatggCAGATTGCAAGTGCTATGGAAAAAGAAAAGACTGGTTCCATCAAACTTTCTGGCATCAATCTTCTCAACCAAATGAATCAATTTAGCATCTTGTACCAATTTACCATAGCTATACACCTTTTAAGTGCTGAGAGCTCATTATATTTTTCACTTTTTTAATATCCATACTGACTAAATGTAATGACTTATATTGAAAATTGCCGCATATGATAAATTTGCCATCTTTTTGTACTAACTCTACATACTTTTATTCTATTTCTACGTTTGCATCATGAAATGTTACTTATTATATACCTGTAATTGTCTATTTATTTGTACTGAATTACATAGATGTAAAAAGAACGTGAATTTTGCAATCGTGTTGTGTTATTATTCTCTTGATCATATGCGGTTTAATTTGAATGAACTGCATTCTAACAGAAGTGGTTTTGGTCTGTTTTTAGTATTATTTACCTGAGTAGTACACAATGTAGGTTCTGTTGCTGATGGCCACAGCTTTAAATATTCCAATGCCGAGACCAGCTTCTGATGCTGCTGGCGATCCTTTGTCCTTGGAATTGCGTTCAAGACAGCGTTGTATTGCTGAGATCACAGAGATGATCCATGTCAGTGGTTTTTTTCTCCAGAAGCCAATAACTCTAGTTTTTACATTCCTATGCATCCCTACTGCCCAAAGAAGATAATAGTCACGCATCCAACATTTTCAAACTTTCTCGATGAACTTTGGTTAGACTAGGCATGCAGTTTAGTTGGACCAGTGAGAGAGACTATTATATTCTTTAGTTTTGGTTTATTTTAAGATAACCTACTATTTACCCAGGTTTCATCGTCTGCTGCTTGACCTCACGAAGTGTAGATCTTTTCTGTCTGTGGATTTAATAGAAGCAGATGATGGCAGTATGGTGGAATTGGTTTTGTATTGGAAAGAAGTGGCTAGTTTTCTTTGAGTTCTTCAGATTGGAACATTATATTCTGATATTATTGTCATGTTCTTTCGCTTCCTTTCAAGTCTGAACATATTTAAGATTTCTGTTTGGCTCCTTTTCTGGATAAGAATAACATTACAAAATGAAAAAATGAGTATCTGTAAGATCctttattttgatttgaataaTCTGAGCTTTTTCCATGATAAAAATCTCTCTTTCTTCAAATGGTAGTATATTTGAAGTTGTCTTCATTTTAGTTGTTTGATGTGTGAATTCTTGTCATAAATTATGTAGTGTCTCAAATATAGGAGTTTTGAATGCATAGTTTTGTATAATTGCTTTGTTTGTACTTTGTAGCTTTGATCAACATTATCTCATCTGTCTTACAACTTCGTATTAAATTTTTTAGGTTGCCAGCCTCCTCCATGATGACGTGTTGGATGATGCTGACACAAGGCGTGGGATTGGTTCATTGAATTTTGTAATGGGTAACAAGGTACCTACGAATTTCGTTAATTTTTGCTCATTTCCACCTCCGGAAAAATTTATTAGTAAACCTCGTAAAAATTTGAAAGGAAGAAAATTGGCAGAAAAACTTGAAATTGATAATTGCAATCAATTGTATCACCTGATGACTGTCTTCTCACTTTTGCTAAGATGATGAAAagtttttgaattattttttgttttggcATCTTTTTGataactgatttttcattttagtTTTTAATGATTGTTAGTGTGCTCTCACTTCCCTCTTTTTCATGCATTAAGTTTTGTAATTAAAATTTATGCTGAGATGCTAATCACTGCTTTCGACTGGGTAGTCACAAAGAATTGAGATATTGAGTGTCGGTTCCTCATTGCTTAAAATTTAGTAGATATAGGTATTCCTATAAACTATTTTTTTCAGAAGAAAACAGGTCTTTTATCTATTTGTTTTATTTGTTTTCTCTGTCTATGATATGGGTTTTTTAAAAACTTAGGTAGTGAACCCAGCATTCAGCAAAAGAACCCACTAAAATAATGGGTGTACAGACTAACAACAAGATCTATgcattttgatttattttttcaagAGACACCAGTCTTCTAAAAATACAAGTACAAATATACTCATGGAATGGAAAAATGCTTACAGAGACTAGATACAAGATGAATAAATGAGAACTATCAACTTGCAGAGCTTATTTGACTTTAGTTGCTCTTTTAATTGCATATATCTTAGTGGTGGTCTCCATGATATTGCAGTTAGCTGTACTGGCTGGAGATTTCTTGCTTTCCAGAGCTTGTGTGGCACTTGCTTCTTTAAAAAACACCGAGGTACTCTTTGTTCCTTGTCTTTTCCTTTCCTTAATTATAGTTGATCCATGTCTTTTTATTCTATCATTTATTGTTGCATGTGCATTAGTTGAACAAAGAGAGTATAAATGGTAATCCAAATCCATATGGATATATATAAGGTATAAACAATTATTACTATTTTTGCTAAATGTTGAAGTTTGTTGTCAAGCTGTCTCTAACACTCGATATTTGGTCAATAATTAGCTGTAGCTCTCTGCTTAATTTTTGCTGACTGGAGCTGTCatttatttattaactaatGTGTTTCCTGATTTTGCTGTTTTTACAGGTTGTATCACTCTTGGCTATGGTTGTTGAGCATCTTGTTACTGGCGAGACAATGCAAATGACGACTAGTTCTGATCAGCGATGCAGGTGCAATGCTGAATTTTTTGGTTTATACTTTATAGGCATTGCTTGGAGTTGTTTAGTGTGCCACAGAAAGGCGTGATGCATTTGCATGTCATAGAATTTGATTTAAATCTGTAATTTGAAAGCTTTCAGAGAAAAAGAACTTGTTATTTATCATTTAGTTATTTAATAATTGCGAGCAGTTCTATTTTAAGGATACCTTGTTTCCAGTTGAGCCGTTCTCTTCAGCTCAAAATCACGTCCCTATTTCTCTTTGCAGCATGGAATATTATATGCAGAAAACGTACTATAAAACTGCCTCATTAATCTCAAATAGCTGCAAGGCCATTGCCCTTCTTGCTGGCCAGACAGCTGAAGCTTCAATATTGGCATACGAGTATGGAAAAAATCTGGTCTGTACATTTTTTCCTACTTCGTTTGTTTTGCATTTAATTAGATTAGATGTCCATTGTCGAATTTAGTCTGATATTTTTCATCCTCTTGATGGAGGATATAAAGAGGATGAGGAGTTTTAAATTCATATACCATTCATGTCCTGACTCGACTTGTTCTTTACACGTGCTAGTTTAGTTCAAATTTTCTGGTATCTCTTAAACCCCGTATAGTGGTTTTGTCCATCGGTTTATCAGCTCCATTAGTGATGGTTTCAGTAATTACTTTCATTAATGACTTTCCCAATTATATATCAGCCTATCAATTTTTGGTGCAAGTGGGTGAATTCTGTTTAGATTTTCCTAAAAATCTGTTGTAACATGTATTATCTGACATGCTGTATGTCTATCTTATGAAATGCTTATTGTCTtcgcatttatttattttttctttcatttagCAGCTATTGTTAAAATTTGCATCCAAATTTACAGGGGCTGGCGTTTCAATTAATAGATGATGTTCTTGACTTCACTGGCACATCAAGTTCCCTTGGCAAAGGCTCTTTGTCTGACATTCGTCATGTactcttcccccttttttgcTGGATTTTCTATGTATCTTGTTGAAGAATTGCCTGTCTGTGTTGTATGTTTGTTAGCATGTGCTCACTTTGCTGTTTAACAATATGTTTGTCAACGCACTCACCTCGTGTGAGAGCTGTAGTTCCAGATTTTCTACTATTTCTGAGAGAGGCTGACCAGAAAAATGTCTCTAGTAAATCCTGCCTCTGGCACGTCAAGTAATGGTTGCCTACTTGTAATattatgaaataattttacaACTTATAAGTACTACTCCTCTAATCCAAATCACTAAACTGCAGTTCCTGTGTTCTATTTTATCTGTGTGCTTGCAACTGTTTTCAATTTGATTGATGTTTAGCAAACTACAATCTAGTGTAGTGGTTGGCTAGTAATACACCCCTATCTATAACACTCGAAATATTGCTGAAATTATTTCAGGGTATTATTACTGCTCCCATATTGTTTGCAATGGAGGAGTTTCCTGAGCTTCGGACCATTGTTGATCAGGGATTCGACAAT from Primulina eburnea isolate SZY01 chromosome 6, ASM2296580v1, whole genome shotgun sequence encodes:
- the LOC140834865 gene encoding solanesyl diphosphate synthase 3, chloroplastic/mitochondrial-like isoform X3, giving the protein MVIAKVPKLASAAEYFFKMGVEGKRFRPTVLLLMATALNIPMPRPASDAAGDPLSLELRSRQRCIAEITEMIHVASLLHDDVLDDADTRRGIGSLNFVMGNKLAVLAGDFLLSRACVALASLKNTEVVSLLAMVVEHLVTGETMQMTTSSDQRCSMEYYMQKTYYKTASLISNSCKAIALLAGQTAEASILAYEYGKNLGLAFQLIDDVLDFTGTSSSLGKGSLSDIRHGIITAPILFAMEEFPELRTIVDQGFDNTANVDRALEYLGKSRGIERTRELAAKHANLASAAIDSLPENNDEDVQKSRRALVELTHRVIVRRK
- the LOC140834865 gene encoding solanesyl diphosphate synthase 3, chloroplastic/mitochondrial-like isoform X2, translated to MASVSVIYLSPAPSFAFLIIIPKRIIYSWVSSAISTIGKQSQHQGTYVVEEQLDPFSLVADELSIVANSLRSMVIAKVPKLASAAEYFFKMGVEGKRFRPTVLLLMATALNIPMPRPASDAAGDPLSLELRSRQRCIAEITEMIHVASLLHDDVLDDADTRRGIGSLNFVMGNKLAVLAGDFLLSRACVALASLKNTEVVSLLAMVVEHLVTGETMQMTTSSDQRCSMEYYMQKTYYKTASLISNSCKAIALLAGQTAEASILAYEYGKNLGLAFQLIDDVLDFTGTSSSLGKGSLSDIRHGIITAPILFAMEEFPELRTIVDQGFDNTANVDRALEYLGKSRGIERTRELAAKHANLASAAIDSLPENNDEDVQKSRRALVELTHRVIVRRK
- the LOC140834865 gene encoding solanesyl diphosphate synthase 3, chloroplastic/mitochondrial-like isoform X1; the encoded protein is MLFVRGLTRVTRTGCNRYRWVYSSLLGDGQRQRHLPQPCTQFRFPDHYSQEVLGCRIIYSWVSSAISTIGKQSQHQGTYVVEEQLDPFSLVADELSIVANSLRSMVIAKVPKLASAAEYFFKMGVEGKRFRPTVLLLMATALNIPMPRPASDAAGDPLSLELRSRQRCIAEITEMIHVASLLHDDVLDDADTRRGIGSLNFVMGNKLAVLAGDFLLSRACVALASLKNTEVVSLLAMVVEHLVTGETMQMTTSSDQRCSMEYYMQKTYYKTASLISNSCKAIALLAGQTAEASILAYEYGKNLGLAFQLIDDVLDFTGTSSSLGKGSLSDIRHGIITAPILFAMEEFPELRTIVDQGFDNTANVDRALEYLGKSRGIERTRELAAKHANLASAAIDSLPENNDEDVQKSRRALVELTHRVIVRRK